GCTTAGGATGAAGCACAGAAGTGCCACTGGAAAGAACATTGTTGTAGACATGTATGCTGCCATTGGTGCCACGTAGTGTTTCCTAGCTAGATGGATGGTTAGACCTCTGTGAGGCTGTCCATCTTTCACCTCTAAGTTGGGAAGAGTTTGGGCATACTATTGCTCCGCCTCCTGTCTTTCTTGTGAGTTTTCCATCttagaaaatggacaaatgacCTGATAAATGGTGTGGTTGTTATTTATGGGTATGATGATCTCATTGtaggaaaaaattaatatattttaaatgattgaacACTTGTTCACTATTTATACAATAGAGATGGCAATCAGAAGTCATAAGAAATTAAATGCCTAAAAATATGTatccccaaatttcttttttttttttttgagacagtctcaccctgttgtccaggttgtagcgcagcggtgtgatctcggctcactgcagtatctccacctcatgggttcaagcaattctcctgcctcaacctcccgagtatctgggactacaggcatgaaccaccatgcccagctatttttttttttttgcatttttagtcgagatggggtttcaccatgttggccaggatgagcttgatctcctgacctcaataacctctcaccttggcttcccaaagtgctggtattataggtgtgagccactgcacctggcccccaaaTTTCTTACATTACAGTGTTCAGCAGTTCTTACAAAAAATTCCCCATAACTTAGGACAGCATTAATTCACAAATTCTACACTCCAGATCTACTGTGCTGAATTCTTATTACATAAAAGATGAACATAAAAGGGAAATCCAGTCTAAGATCAGTAACCTTCAAACCAGTTCTTGAGAAATTGAGGATTCTGAGTCAAGCaattaaatactatttaaaagaCTGTTAGATCTGTGGTATGACATGGGTCTATTATTCATTGaaactttttgtattatttccttttattcatcTCTGTTCATGTGCACCCTGTTTATAATATGTGCTCTATTGGGGGAACAAAAGAAGCAGGAGGCGCTCCATGGAGATTCTGTCATTCAGGTTGGGCACTTCCCTCATCATCAGATTCTGTGTTCATGAGGCCTGGTTAGGTAGACCACTCTGGGTGCCATCCTTGAAACAAAGCCTTCTTTATCTGTGGGTTTGATGTTTTTTTTCACAGAAACCTCAGAGGATCTGGGAAAGAACATCTTGCAATCTGCGAGCACAGAGCAAAGTGGAGATTTGAAACCCTCCCCTGCTGACCCAGGCTCTGTGAGAGAGGACTCAGGCTTCCTCTGCTGGAAGAAGGGTTGCAACCAGGTTTTCAAAACTTCTGCTGCCCTTCAGACGCATTTCAATGAAGTGCATGCCAAGAGGCCTCAGCTGCCGGTGTCAGATCGCCATGTGTACAAGTACCGCTGTAATCAGTGTAGTCTGGCCTTCAAGACCATTGAAAAGTTGCAGCTTCATTCTCAGTACCATGTGATCAGAGCTGCTACCATGTGCTGTCTTTGTCAGCGCAGTTTCCGAACTTTCCAGGCTCTGAAGAAGCACCTCGAGACAAGCCACTTGGAGCTGAGTGAGGCTGACATCCAACAGCTTTATGGTGGCCTTCTGGCCAATGGGGACCTCCTGGCAATGGGAGATCCCACCCTGGCTGAGGACCATACCATAATTGTTGaggaagacaaggaagaagagaGTGACTTGGAAGATAAACAGAGCCCAACGGGCAGTGACTCTGGGTCAGTACAAGAAGACTCAGGCTCAGAGCCAAAGAGAGCTCTGCCTTTCAGAAAAGGTCCCAATTTTACTATGGAAAAATTCCTAGACCCTTCTCGCCCTTACAAGTGTACCGTCTGCAAGGAATCTTTCACTCAAAAGAATATCCTGCTAGTACACTACAATTCTGTCTCCCACCTGCATAAGTTAAAGAGAGCCCTTCAAGAATCAGCAACTGGTCAGCCAGAACCCACCAGCAGCCCAGACAACAAACCTTTTAAGTGTAACACTTGTAATGTGGCCTACAGCCAGAGTTCCACTCTGGAGATCCACATGAGGTCTGTGTTACATCAAACCAAGGCCCGGGCAGCCAAGCTGGAGGCTGCAAGTGGCAGTAGCAACGGGACAGGGAACAGCAGCGGTATTTCCCTGAGCTCCTCCACACCAAGTCCTGTGAGCACCAGTGGCAGTAACACCTTTACCACCTCCAATCCAAGCAGTGCTGGCATCGCTCCAAGCTCCAACTTACTGAGCCAAGTGCCCACTGAGAGTGTAGGGATGCCACCCCTGGGGAATCCTATCGGTGCCAACATTGCTTCCCCTTCAGAGCCCAAGGAGGCCAATCGGAAGAAACTGGCAGACATGATTGCATCcaggcagcagcaacagcaacagcagcagcagcagcaacaacaacaagcacaaaccctggcccaggcccaggcccaggttcAAGCTCACTTGCAGCAGGAGCTGCAGCAGCAGGCTGCCTTGATCCAGTCTCAGCTGTTTAACCCCACCCTCCTTCCTCACTTCCCCATGACCACTGAGACCCTGCTACAgctacagcagcagcagcacctcctcttccctttctacATCCCAAGTGCTGAGTTCCAGCTCAACCCCGAGGTGAGCTTGCCAGTGACCAGTGGGGCACTGACGCTGACAGGGACAGGCCCAGGCCTGCTGGAAGATCTGAAGGCTCAGGTTCAGGTCCCACAGCAGAGCCACCAGCAGATcttacagcagcagcagcagcaacagcagagcCAACTCTCTCTAGCCCAGAGTCACTCCACCCTCCTTCAGCCAAGCCAGCACccagaaaagaagaacaaattggtcatcaaagaaaaggaaaaagaaagccagagagagagggatgGTGCTGAGGGGGGAGAGAGCAACACCGGCCCAAAGGAAACCCAACCAGATGCCTTGAAggccaaagagaagaaagagttgGCACCAGGGGGTAGTTCTGAGCCTTCCATGCTCCCTCCACGCATCGCTTCAGATGCCAGAGGGAATGCCACCAAGGCCCTGCTGGAGAACTTTGGCTTTGAGTTGGTCATTCAGTATAATGAGAACAAGCAGAAGGTGCAGAAAAAGAACGGGAAGAGTGAGCAGGGAGAGAACCTGGAAAAGCTCGAGTGTGACTCCTGTGGCAAGTTGTTTtccaacatcttgattttaaaGAGTCATCAAGAGCATGTTCATCAGAATTACTTTCCCTTCAAACAGCTCGAGAGGTTTGCCAAGCAGTACAGAGACCACTACGATAAACTGTACCCACTGAGGCCCCAGACCCCAGAGCCGCCAccacctccccctccaccccctccacccccacttcCGGCAGCGCCACCTCAGCCAGCGTCCACGCCAGCCATCCCTGCGTCAGCCCCGCCGATTACCTCACCTACGATTGCACCGGCCCAGCCATCTGTGCCGCTCACCCAGCTCTCCATGCCCATGGAGCTGCCCATCTTCTCGCCACTGATGATGCAGACGATGCCGCTGCAGACCTTGCCAGCTCAGCTGCCCCCGCAGCTGGGACCTGTGGAGCCTCTGCCTGCGGACCTGGCTCAGCTGTACCAGCATCAGCTCAATCCAACCCTGCTGCAGCAGCAGAACAAGAGGCCTCGCACCAGGATCACGGATGATCAGCTCCGAGTCTTGCGGCAATATTTTGACATTAACAATTCCCCCAGTGAAGAGCAAATCAAAGAGATGGCAGATAAGTCTGGGTTGCCCCAGAAAGTGATCAAGCACTGGTTCAGGAACACTCTCTTCAAAGAGAGGCAGCGTAACAAGGACTCCCCTTACAACTTCAGTAATCCTCCTATCACCAGCCTGGAGGAGCTAAAGATTGACTCCCGGCCCCCTTCACCGGAACCTCCGAAGCAGGAGTACTGGGGAAGCAAGAGGTCTTCAAGAACAAGGTTTACGGACTACCAGCTGAGGGTCTTACAGGACTTCTTTGATGCCAATGCTTACCCAAAGGATGATGAATTTGAGCAACTCTCTAATTTACTGAACCTTCCAACCCGAGTCATAGTGGTGTGGTTTCAGAATGCCCGACAGAAGGCCAGGAAGAATTATGAGAATCAGGGAGAGGGCAAAGATGGAGAGCGGCGTGAGCTTACAAATGACAGATATATTCGAACAAGCAACTTGAACTACCAGTGCAAAAAATGTAGCCTGGTGTTTCAGCGCATCTTTGATCTCATCAAACACCAGAAGAAGCTGTGTTAcaaggatgaggatgaggaggggCAGGATGACAGCCAAAATGAGGATTCCATGGATGCCATGGAAATCCTGACACCTACCAGCTCCTCCTGCAGCACCCCGATGCCCTCACAGGCTTACAGTGCCCCAGCACCGTCAGCCAATAATACAGCTTCCTCCGCTTTCTTGCAGCTTACAGTAGAGGCTGAGGACCTGGCCACCTTCAATTCAAAAACAGAGGCAAGCGATGAGAAACCAAAGCTGGTGGAAGCTCCCAGTGCCCAGCCAAACCAAACCCAAGAAAAGCAAGGACAACCAAAGCCAGAGCTGCAGCAGCAAGAGCAGCCCGAGCAGCAGAAAACCAATACCCCACAGCAGAAGCTCCCCCAGCTGGCATCCCTGCCTTCACTGCCACAGCCTCCTCCGCAAGCACCTCCTCCACAGTGCCCCTTACCCCAGTCAAGTCCCAGCCCTTCCCAGCTCTCCCACCTGCCCCTCAAGCCCCTTCACACATCAACTCCTCAGCAGCTGGCAAACCTACCTCCTCAGCTAATCCCTTACCAGTGTGACCAGTGTAAGTTGGCATTTCCATCATTTGAGCACTGGCAGGAGCATCAGCAGCTCCACTTCCTGAGTGCACAGAACCAGTTCATCCACCCCCAGTTTTTGGACAGGTCACTGGATATGCCTTTCATGCTTTTTGATCCCAGTAACCCACTCCTGGCCAGCCAGCTGCTCTCTGGGGCCATACCTCAGATTCCAGCAAGCTCTGCCACTTCTCCTTCAACTCCAACGTCCACGATGAACACTCTCAAGAGGAAGCTGGAGGAAAAGGCCAGTGCAAGCCCTGGCGAAAATGACAGTGGGACAGGAGGAGAAGAGCCTCAGAGAGACAAGCGTTTGAGAACAACCATCACACCAGAACAACTAGAAATTCTCTACCAGAAGTATCTACTGGACTCTAATCCGACTCGAAAGATGTTGGATCATATTGCGCATGAGGTGGGCTTGAAGAAACGTGTGGTGCAAGTCTGGTTTCAGAATACCAGAGCTCGGGAAAGGAAAGGACAGTTCCGGGCTGTGGGCCCAGCTCAGGCCCACAGGAGATGCCCTTTTTGCAGAGCGCTTTTCAAAGCCAAGACTGCTCTCGAGGCTCACATCCGGTCCCGTCACTGGCATGAAGCCAAGAGAGCTGGCTACAACCTAACACTGTCTGCGATGCTCTTAGACTGTGATGGGGGACTCCAGATGAAAGGAGATATTTTTGACGGAACTAGCTTTTCCCACCTACCCCCAAGCAGTAGTGATGGTCAGGGTGTCCCTCTCTCACCTGTGAGTAAAACCATGGAGTTGTCACCGAGAACTCTTCTTAGCCCTTCCTCCATTAAGGTGGAAGGGATTGAAGACTTTGAAAGCCCCTCCATGTCCTCAGTTAATCTAAACTTTGACCAAACTAAGCTGGACAACGATGACTGTTCCTCTGTCAACACAGCAATCACAGATACCACAACTGGAGATGAGGGCAATGCAGATAATGACAGTGCAACGGGAATAGTAACTGAAACCAAATCCTCTTCTGCACCCAATGAAGGGTTGACCAAAGCGGCCATGATGGCAATGTCTGAGTATGAAGATAGGTTGTCATCTGGTCTGGTCAGCCCTGCCCCGAGCTTTTATAGCAAGGAATATGACAATGAAGGTACAGTGGACTACAGTGAAACCTCAAGCCTTGCAGACCCCTGCTCCCCAAGTCCTGGTGCTAGTGGATCTGCAGGCAAATCTGGGGACAGCGGGGATCGGCCTGGGCAGAAACGTTTTCGCACTCAAATGACCAATCTGCAGCTGAAGGTCCTCAAGTCATGCTTTAATGACTACAGGACACCCACTATGCTAGAGTGTGAGGTGCTGGGCAATGACATTGGACTGCCAAAGAGAGTCGTTCAGGTCTGGTTCCAGAATGCCCgggcaaaagaaaagaagtccaaGTTAAGCATGGCCAAGCATTTTGGTATAAACCAAACGAGTTACGAGGGACCCAAAACAGAGTGCACTTTGTGTGGCATCAAGTACAGCGCTCGGCTGTCTGTACGTGACCATATCTTTTCCCAACAGCATATCTCCAAAGTTAAAGACACCATTGGAAGCCAGTTGGACAAGGAGAAAGAATACTTTGACCCAGCCACTGTACGTCAGTTGATGGCTCAACAAGAGTTGGACCGGATTAAAAAGGCTAATGAGGTCCTTGGACTGGCAGCTCAGCAGCAAGGGATGTTTGACAACACCCCTCTTCAGGCCCTTAACCTTCCTACTGCATATCCAGCGCTCCAGGGCATTCCTCCCGTGTTGCTCCCGGGCCTCAACAGCCCCTCCTTGCCAGGCTTTACTCCATCCAACACAGGTGGGTTCTGCTCCAGGGGATTGTTTCAGGGCTGAATAGCTGCTCAGTCAGCATTCTGTTACGTGGTTACCACCCAGACCCTCTGAGTGCTGGGCAGATGGGAAGCTTCTTTCTAGTTCTCAAAAAGCAACAAGACTTCAGTTTGTCCTGTTAAATCTCCCTACTACTGGTGTGTCAGGGGTGGGATCTCCTGGTTGGAACAGTCTCCTTTGAAACCTCTCTTACGCCCTACAATAGGGAAAAGCTTGAGGGTCCTGGTATACTGATTtctggaatatttaaagaaacaagttTCCATCATAGACCCTTTCATTCAGTCCTTGTGGAAATAAATGCTGATCCTGTCTGGGTATTTGTTGTAAATATAAGACGCCTGAATTAGTCATGGCTAATTCTGGATTATGCCCTAAGAAAACTGGTCTAAGAGTATTTAAATCAACTCTTTGCCCTCACCCAGGGTCCCTGCCTTCTCGAGATAGCTACTGTGGCTGAAGAACTGCTATCAGAAAGAAGCTTACACATAGTGGATCCTTACTGTTGGGGTTTTCTCTTCCAGCCAGAACAACAGTGGCTGTTAGTTTCTAACAAGATGACCTTTTTACTTGAATGCATTGACCAGGGATCTTGTATTGGGGAACATGGTTCTGTTAAAGTACTGATGCATATTTCAGGGGTCCTTagtcacctctttttttttttccttttgcccaTTTCCCTTTCCTTGCTCCTGATCATTCAGAATCATACATACTTGGTGCTCTTATAGTCTCACTTAATAAGGAGTTTTGCAGTTTTTCCTACATACCTCTCttgtttctccttctctgtcCTCATATCTTCTCTGGATCCAGCCATATTTGCTAAATTggaccttcacctccagggtccTGCAAAGATTAGACACAAGTCAGCAAATTCCCCCTACAATGGCCTGAATTGATTACTTCCCGTTCACCAAAGGAGAACCCCTCCAAAAGCCACCTTGCCTTGAAAATGTGTCCCTGTTAACAGGGGTTAAAGCAGCTCTACTGCTTCCCGTAGCAACTAGCTTCCTAATTTCTGGTTAAATTAGTTCCACATTTTACACTTTGGGTGGTATCTTACCAAACATAAGGCTGCTGCATTCCTGGCCCCCGTTTCTTACTCAATTAAGATGGAAGTTGTTGCTTATATGTGTTGACAAGTCATGTCACAGAAAACCAGCTAGACaaaagccaggaaaaaaaaactacagaaactAGCGAAGCACTTAGTTATCCCTATAGCCGCAGGACCTTGGCAGAGGGGCTTGGGAAGGTTTGACACGTTACAGTAATGTGAAAAAAGTAGAATCAGAATGTCTGATTTATTccccttgttttacagatgagaaaactgaggcccagagaggtcaagaCCATTCAACAAGCTAGGGTATGAGCTAGAGCTCCCACCCAGGCCTCTGGGCTCCCAGTGCTATGTCCTCCTTCCACAACACCCAATATGAGCCAGTCAGTCAACAGGTATATATTTAGTGTTACTCAGGTTCTGACCACTTAGAGTGGACTCAAGCTAGAAAGATACGCTCTTATTTATTCAGGGCAGCCAGACTGCCCCAGTTATCATCACCTGACTGTAACCTTCTCAAGAGCACTGGATCTGGAATGGGAGGGAAGGAATGAACTTGTATTTATTAAGTATCTATTATAGGTCAGGCCCAATGGTAAGCTTTTTCTATGAATACGGTCTTTCATTTAATTCTTGTAACCATCTGTTGTGGAAAGCTGAGGTTCCAAGAGTTCAACTGACGGGCCCAGGGTCACACGTCTGATGTGTGTTACCATGATCCCACAGGGTCTATGTGACTTCAGAGTTGTATGAAGTCTTGGGGGAAAAAGGAGGTCACAGAATTGTGAGTGTGTTGAGCTACTATAGCATGGCTAGGGCAGGGCTTGGTAAATAGTAGAGATTTGTAAACGTTTCTTAAAATTTGAAcctcttatatatatatagaccaTCAGGTGAAGGTACACAGTTTAAGGCTTTCTGATCTGAATCTTTCTCCTAAAAGCCTGAAGCCATGGGGATGGGAACATCTCTAGATATTCCTTCCTTGCCCCACGGATCTTTTCCCTCTGGCCCCAAACCTAAAACTTAGAGTAGGCCCATTGCCTACTGGAGACAGAGCCATGTCCCAAGTTTAGAACTCATAATCTACTCTGTCTCATTTGTGCCAGTTTAATCAAGTTTTTACTAAGCTTTTGGGAGCAGAGTTACGCGTATCTTCTCTGGTGTCTTATGTGTACTGAAGACACGGGATGATGTGATGCTGTAGGAATCTTCCTCCGTGGCTATCCAATATTAATGGAGATTTGTCGGATTGGCAACTTGAAGCAGTCTTATTGTTTTCATCTGAAATATGAGGGTTTTGACAGTGAATGCAATGCCTTGATAGCCAGAAATCAGCAGTCTTCCCACAGATCTGGGCTTCAGAGTGTTTTTTTCTCAGGGTTATGTTATGGAACTCCTTCTCCAGCTTTCTGGCAGAAAGTGGTCCAGATGAAATACTGAAGGGCTTTAGCACTGTTTTGATTATGCATTTTGGTGTCCTCTGAAGAGATGTATATACCATCTAGTTTCTTGGATGTGGTGAATACAGAGGTGTTGCCTGTGggatcctgttttcttttcttagcttTTCATCATCCAGCACTCTGCACCCCACCCCTCATGCTGTCTTTCCCTGCTGTCTTGCTAGTCTCAACATACCTGAAGCTTGGAGTACCATCTGTAGCAACACCCACTTCCACTACCTTGGAACTGAAGACTCAAACCAGGAGATAGCTATGGGTCAGGGGAGGGTTTTAGGCTTTAGGGTCAGTGAAGGTGTTGCAGGGAGTGGTGGTAGATTAGGGGTCAGTATGATAAAGGATGGGGCCTAGTCCATGAGGGCCTGGTGGCATGGTCAGAGACCTTTGCTTTCCATAGACAGTGGTGCTTCGAGTGGGCTGTGATGTGCTGGAAATTGGTGTCAGTACCTTGGGCTATTCCATTTGTAACACagcctttctccttttcctgtggCAGTTTCTCAACCATCTACAGTTCTGTTGGCCGTCCTGTGTATCATTCAAACGGGCAGGAAGAGAAGGTGGTCATTTCTCCAGTAGACTCCAGAATCCTATTCCTAGATGGTTATACTGTTCAGTAGACTTGTTGAAGGAGATCAGCTGGACCAAGGCACTGGAGCAGTTCTGCCTGAATGGATTATTTCTTCCTAGGCCCTTCCTCCATACTTTCCCATTCATCTCTTCTCTCTACCCTCCCAAAGCATCCAGTCAGCTGCCGCAACAGAGGTCAGAGAGGAGGAACACATGTAAAACCTGTTTTGCTTGTTCATGTGGCCTTGTGCCcttgttctcttctctcttttcctgttgCCTCTCTCCTCCAGGTAACTTCTCCGGGCCTCATGGCCATACTCTTTCTGTGATGCTTTGGTAAAGGCCTTTGGTGCAAATGGGCCCCAGCTAAAAACAGCTAGCTTTGGGGCTTCCAGACTAATTGCAATTGGGTAGAGTGAATGGTAGGTGGGAGTACTTGGCAGAGAAAATGTAAACTAGTGGTGTGGCACATTGGGCAGAAACATGCTCGAAGTAGATTGGCTGGAAGTGGGGGGAGTATGGGAGCTGACACAGGACTGAGTCCTCAGAATACAGGCTGTCCAGCCCTGAGCCTAATGGGAACCTTCTGTTGAAAACGTTGGTTTTGAGAGAAGTCTTCAAGCCTTGACATCTTGGACTGTGCCAGTGACACTGGTAAAATGTCTTGAGCTTCAGCCCTACCCCCGCCCAGACTGACTGGtgatttctctttctgtctccattcCTTTCAGCTTTAACGTCTCCTAAGCCGAACTTGATGGGTCTGCCCAGCACAACTGTTCCTTCCCCTGGCCTCCCCACATCTGGATTACCAAATAAACCGTCCTCAGCGTCGCTGAGCTCCCCAACCCCAGCACAAGCCACCATGGCGATGGCCCCTCAGCAACCCCCCCaaccccagcagcagcagcagcagccacaggtGCAGCAGCCTCCCCCGCCGCCAGCAGCCCAGCCGCCACCCACACCACAGCTCccacagcaacagcagcagcaacgcAAGGACAAAGACAGTGAGAAagtaaaggagaaggaaaaggcacACAAAGGGAAAGGGGAACCCCTGCCTGTCCccaagaaggagaaaggagaggccCCCACGGCAGCTGTAGCCACGATCTCAGCCCCGCTGCCCACCATGGAGTATGCGGTGGACCCTGCACAGCTGCAGGCCCTGCAGGCAGCCTTGACTTCGGACCCTACAGCGTTGCTCACAAGCCAGTTCCTTCCTTACTTTGTACCGGGCTTTTCTCCTTATTATGCTCCCCAGATCCCTGGCGCCCTGCAGAGCGGGTACCTGCAGCCTATGTATGGCATGGAAGGCCTGTTCCCCTACAGCCCTGCACTATCGCAGGCCCTGATGGGGCTGTCCCCGGGCTCCCTACTGCAGCAGTACCAGCAATACCAGCAGAGTCTGCAGGAGGCaattcagcagcagcagcagcagcggcaactacagcagcagcagcagcaaaaagtgcagcagcagcagcccaaaGCAAGCCAAACCCCAGTCCCCCCGGGGGCTGCTTCCCCAGACAAAGACCCTGCCAAAGAATCCCCCAAaccagaagaacagaaaaacgCCCCCCGTGAGGTGTCCCCACTCCTGCCGAAACCCCCTGAAGAGCcagaagcagaaagcaaaagTGCGGACTCCCTCTACGACCCCTTCATTGTTCCAAAGGTGCAGTACAAGTTGGTCTGCCGCAAGTGCCAGGCGGGCTTCGGCGACGAGGAGGCGGCGAGGAGCCACCTGAAGTCCCTCTGCTTCTTCGGCCAGTCTGTGGTGAACCTGCAAGAGATGGTGCTTCACGTCCCCACCGGCGGCGGCGGCAGTGGCGGCGGtggtggtggcggcggcggcggcggcggctcgtACCACTGTCTGGCGTGCGAGAGCGCGCTCTGTGGGGAGGAAGCTCTGAGTCAACATCTCGAGTCGGCCTTGCACAAACACAGAACAATCACGAGAGCAGCAAGAAACGCCAAAGAGCACCCTAGTTTATTACCTCACTCTGCCTGCTTCCCCGATCCTAGCACCGCATCTACCTCGCAGTCTGCCGCTCACTCAAACGACAGCCCCCCTCCCCCGTCGGCCGCCGCCCCCTCCTCCGCTTCCCCTCATGCCTCCAGGAAG
The Callithrix jacchus isolate 240 chromosome 20, calJac240_pri, whole genome shotgun sequence genome window above contains:
- the ZFHX3 gene encoding zinc finger homeobox protein 3 isoform X1 produces the protein MEGCDSPVVSGKDNGCGIPQHQQWTELNSTHLPDKPSSMEQSTGESHGPLDSLRAPFNERLAESASSAGPPAEPASKEVACNECSASFASLQTYMEHHCPGARPPPPLREESASDTGEEGDEESDVENLAGEIVYQPDGSAYIVESLSQLTQGGGASGSNGSSGSGPLPSLFLNSLPGAGGKQGDPSCAAPVYPQIINTFHIASSFGKWFEGPDQAFPNTSALAGLSPVLHSFRVFDVRHKSNKDYLNSDGSAKSSCVAKDVPNNVDLSKFDGFVLYGKRKPILMCFLCKLSFGYVRSFVTHAVHDHRMTLSEDERKILSNKNISAIIQGIGKDKEPLVSFLEPKNKNFQHPLVSTANLIGPGHSFYGKFSGIRMEGEEALPAGSAAGPEQPQAGLLTPSTLLNLGGLTSSVLKTPITSVPLGPLASSPTKSSEGKDSGAAEGEKQEAGDGDCFSEKVEPIEEEAEEEEEEEEAEEEEEEEEEEEEEEEDEGCKGLFPSELDEELEDRPHEEAGAAAGSSSQKDLALSNQSIPNSPLMPNVLQTLSRGTASTSSSSASSFVVFDGANRRNRLSFNSEGVRANVAEGGRRLDFADESANKDNATAPEPNESTEGDDGGFVPHHQHAGSLCELGVGECPSGSGVECPKCDTVLGSSRSLGGHMTMMHSRNSCKTLKCPKCNWHYKYQQTLEAHMKEKHPEPGGSCVYCKSGQPHPRLARGESYTCGYKPFRCEVCNYSTTTKGNLSIHMQSDKHLNNMQNLQNGGGEQVFSHTAGAAAAAAAAAAAAANISSSCGAPSPTKPKTKPTWRCEVCDYETNVARNLRIHMTSEKHMHNMMLLQQNMTQMQHNRHLGLGSLPSPAEAELYQYYLAQNMNLPNLKMDNAASDAQFMMSGFQLDPAGPMAAMTPALVGGEIPLDMRLGGGQLVSEELMNLGESFIQTNDPSLKLFQCAVCNKFTTDNLDMLGLHMNVERSLSEDEWKAVMGDSYQCKLCRYNTQLKANFQLHCKTDKHVQKYQLVAHIKEGGKANEWRLKCVAIGNPVHLKCNACDYYTNSLEKLRLHTVNSRHEASLKLYKHLQQHESGVEGESCYYHCVLCNYSTKAKLNLIQHVRSMKHQRSESLRKLQRLQKGLPEEDEDLGQIFTIRRCPSTDPEEAIEDVEGPSETAADPEELAKDQESGGEKDQGKWTASSSQAEKELTDSPATSKRISFPGSSESPLSSKRPKTSEEIKPEQMYQCPYCKYSNADVNRLRVHAMTQHSVQPMLRCPLCQDMLNNKIHLQLHLTHLHSVAPDCVEKLIMTVTTPEMVMPSSMFLPAAVPDRDGNSNLEEAGKQPETSEDLGKNILQSASTEQSGDLKPSPADPGSVREDSGFLCWKKGCNQVFKTSAALQTHFNEVHAKRPQLPVSDRHVYKYRCNQCSLAFKTIEKLQLHSQYHVIRAATMCCLCQRSFRTFQALKKHLETSHLELSEADIQQLYGGLLANGDLLAMGDPTLAEDHTIIVEEDKEEESDLEDKQSPTGSDSGSVQEDSGSEPKRALPFRKGPNFTMEKFLDPSRPYKCTVCKESFTQKNILLVHYNSVSHLHKLKRALQESATGQPEPTSSPDNKPFKCNTCNVAYSQSSTLEIHMRSVLHQTKARAAKLEAASGSSNGTGNSSGISLSSSTPSPVSTSGSNTFTTSNPSSAGIAPSSNLLSQVPTESVGMPPLGNPIGANIASPSEPKEANRKKLADMIASRQQQQQQQQQQQQQQAQTLAQAQAQVQAHLQQELQQQAALIQSQLFNPTLLPHFPMTTETLLQLQQQQHLLFPFYIPSAEFQLNPEVSLPVTSGALTLTGTGPGLLEDLKAQVQVPQQSHQQILQQQQQQQQSQLSLAQSHSTLLQPSQHPEKKNKLVIKEKEKESQRERDGAEGGESNTGPKETQPDALKAKEKKELAPGGSSEPSMLPPRIASDARGNATKALLENFGFELVIQYNENKQKVQKKNGKSEQGENLEKLECDSCGKLFSNILILKSHQEHVHQNYFPFKQLERFAKQYRDHYDKLYPLRPQTPEPPPPPPPPPPPPLPAAPPQPASTPAIPASAPPITSPTIAPAQPSVPLTQLSMPMELPIFSPLMMQTMPLQTLPAQLPPQLGPVEPLPADLAQLYQHQLNPTLLQQQNKRPRTRITDDQLRVLRQYFDINNSPSEEQIKEMADKSGLPQKVIKHWFRNTLFKERQRNKDSPYNFSNPPITSLEELKIDSRPPSPEPPKQEYWGSKRSSRTRFTDYQLRVLQDFFDANAYPKDDEFEQLSNLLNLPTRVIVVWFQNARQKARKNYENQGEGKDGERRELTNDRYIRTSNLNYQCKKCSLVFQRIFDLIKHQKKLCYKDEDEEGQDDSQNEDSMDAMEILTPTSSSCSTPMPSQAYSAPAPSANNTASSAFLQLTVEAEDLATFNSKTEASDEKPKLVEAPSAQPNQTQEKQGQPKPELQQQEQPEQQKTNTPQQKLPQLASLPSLPQPPPQAPPPQCPLPQSSPSPSQLSHLPLKPLHTSTPQQLANLPPQLIPYQCDQCKLAFPSFEHWQEHQQLHFLSAQNQFIHPQFLDRSLDMPFMLFDPSNPLLASQLLSGAIPQIPASSATSPSTPTSTMNTLKRKLEEKASASPGENDSGTGGEEPQRDKRLRTTITPEQLEILYQKYLLDSNPTRKMLDHIAHEVGLKKRVVQVWFQNTRARERKGQFRAVGPAQAHRRCPFCRALFKAKTALEAHIRSRHWHEAKRAGYNLTLSAMLLDCDGGLQMKGDIFDGTSFSHLPPSSSDGQGVPLSPVSKTMELSPRTLLSPSSIKVEGIEDFESPSMSSVNLNFDQTKLDNDDCSSVNTAITDTTTGDEGNADNDSATGIVTETKSSSAPNEGLTKAAMMAMSEYEDRLSSGLVSPAPSFYSKEYDNEGTVDYSETSSLADPCSPSPGASGSAGKSGDSGDRPGQKRFRTQMTNLQLKVLKSCFNDYRTPTMLECEVLGNDIGLPKRVVQVWFQNARAKEKKSKLSMAKHFGINQTSYEGPKTECTLCGIKYSARLSVRDHIFSQQHISKVKDTIGSQLDKEKEYFDPATVRQLMAQQELDRIKKANEVLGLAAQQQGMFDNTPLQALNLPTAYPALQGIPPVLLPGLNSPSLPGFTPSNTALTSPKPNLMGLPSTTVPSPGLPTSGLPNKPSSASLSSPTPAQATMAMAPQQPPQPQQQQQQPQVQQPPPPPAAQPPPTPQLPQQQQQQRKDKDSEKVKEKEKAHKGKGEPLPVPKKEKGEAPTAAVATISAPLPTMEYAVDPAQLQALQAALTSDPTALLTSQFLPYFVPGFSPYYAPQIPGALQSGYLQPMYGMEGLFPYSPALSQALMGLSPGSLLQQYQQYQQSLQEAIQQQQQQRQLQQQQQQKVQQQQPKASQTPVPPGAASPDKDPAKESPKPEEQKNAPREVSPLLPKPPEEPEAESKSADSLYDPFIVPKVQYKLVCRKCQAGFGDEEAARSHLKSLCFFGQSVVNLQEMVLHVPTGGGGSGGGGGGGGGGGGSYHCLACESALCGEEALSQHLESALHKHRTITRAARNAKEHPSLLPHSACFPDPSTASTSQSAAHSNDSPPPPSAAAPSSASPHASRKSWPQVVSRASAVKPPSFPPLSSSSTVTSSSCSTSGVQPSMPTDDYSEESDTDLSQKSDGPASPVEGPKDPSCPKDSGLTSVGTDTFRL